Proteins from one Nomia melanderi isolate GNS246 chromosome 3, iyNomMela1, whole genome shotgun sequence genomic window:
- the LOC116430699 gene encoding transcription factor E2F3, which yields MPRVRRQVVLEDPARPVTPDMVETKLIKTEFLDDGSLDEVQAQKVAEETPSPHLQDHQYGQTPCYQVTRKPTQPPPRTEQISVQAVKRRLNLEMGTTGPSQSAFKAPRGKRRRSGSSSITGHTPTKSKTVERTRYDTSLSLLTKKFIHLVESSQDGVVDLNVASEKLEVQKRRIYDITNVLEGIGILEKKSKNNIQWKGGQLPNDRNDIADLRREVADLEAKENTLDRLIHGADKNLRELCADRQYAYVTYHDLRSVPMYKDQAIMAVKAPPEATLHVPQPINNLGQQKLQMHMRSSHGEIEVFLCPDDPSVKTSPNPGYTATQPVPSSKESDIPYLPPELLANGGSGVRVEPVPSVESSLNTRLCTPTASTRDALLCESDDYGPMGGGKFQLQTEDQISTPDLNLLDFGEHLLPLEPPLSENDYSFSLGTEEGLSDLFDFTF from the exons atgcctCGAGTAAGGAGACAAGTGGTCTTGGAAGATCCTGCCAGGCCTGTTACACCAGACATGGTAGAGACCAAATTAA TAAAAACAGAGTTTTTGGACGATGGCTCATTGGACGAAGTACAAGCACAAAAGGTGGCTGAAGAGACACCAAGTCCTCATCTTCAAGATCATCAATATGGACAAACACCTTGTTATCAAGTAACAAGAAAACCCACACAACCACCACCTCGAACTGAA CAAATTTCAGTTCAGGCAGTGAAACGAAGACTGAATTTGGAAATGGGAACAACAGGTCCCAGCCAATCTGCCTTTAAGGCCCCTAGAGGTAAACGTAGGAGATCTGGATCGAGTTCTATAACTGGTCACACACCTACCAAAA gTAAAACAGTAGAAAGGACACGGTATGATACATCACTGAGCTTacttacaaaaaaattcatacaCTTAGTAGAAAGCAGTCAGGATGGTGTTGTAGATTTGAATGTAGCATCTGAAAAATTGGAAGTACAGAAACGTCGTATATATGATATTACAAATGTGTTGGAGGGTATAGGAATTCTggagaaaaaaagtaaaaacaatATTCAGTGGAA AGGTGGTCAGTTACCAAATGACAGGAACGATATTGCTGATCTCAGACGAGAAGTGGCGGACTTAGAAGCTAAGGAAAACACTTTGGATCGATTAATTCATGGTGCAGACAAAAACCTTAGGGAACTCTGCGCAGACAGACAATACGCTTATGTAACGTATCATGATTTACGTTCTGTTCCAATGTACAAAGACCAGGCTATAATGGCGGTAAAGGCTCCACCAGAAGCAACTCTCCACGTTCCGCAACCTATCAATAATCTTGGTCAACAAAAG cTACAAATGCACATGAGGTCATCTCATGGGGAAATAGAAGTATTCCTCTGTCCTGATGACCCTTCAGTTAAAACGTCTCCCAATCCGGGGTACACGGCGACGCAACCTGTGCCTTCGTCAAAAGAATCCGACATACCTTATCTGCCTCCTGAACTGTTGGCCAATGGAGGAAGTGGGGTTCGGGTAGAACCAGTACCTTCTGTCGAGAGTTCGTTGAATACTCGTTTGTGTACTCCAACTGCATCCACGAGGGACGCGTTGTTATGTGAATCCGATGATTATGGACCAATGGGAGGTGGCAAGTTCCAATTACAGACAGAGGATCAAATTAGCACTCCAG ATCTAAATCTTCTCGATTTCGGAGAACACCTGCTGCCCCTGGAACCGCCTCTCTCAGAAAACGACTATTCGTTCTCGTTAGGCACGGAGGAAGGGCTTTCGGATCTCTTTGATTTCACATTCTAG
- the LOC116430532 gene encoding serine/threonine-protein phosphatase PP1-beta catalytic subunit encodes MADVELNVDNLIQRLLEVYHTQKDQVQKKAKLKDIFSSDFVVRGCRPGKTVVMTEGEVRGLCLKSREIFLQQPILLELEAPLKICGDIHGQYTDLLRLFEYGGFPPEANYLFLGDYVDRGKQSLETICLLLAYKIKYPENFFLLRGNHECASINRIYGFYDECKKRYNVKLWKTFTDCFNCLPIAAIIDEKIFCCHGGLSPDLQSMEQIRRIMRPTDVPDTGLLCDLLWSDPDKEVQGWGENDRGVSFTFGPDIVSKFLNRHDMDLICRAHQVVEDGYEFFAKRQLVTLFSAPNYCGEYDNAGGMMSVDETLMCSFQILKPSEKKAKYQYIGMNTGQGARPATPQRNPLKKK; translated from the exons ATGGCGGATGTCGAGTTGAACGTCGACAACCTGATACAAAGATTGTTGGAAG TATACCACACGCAGAAAGACCAGGTTCAGAAGAAAGCCAAGCTAAAAGATATTTTCTCTTCGGATTTTGTCG TCAGAGGATGCCGGCCAGGAAAGACCGTTGTAATGACGGAGGGTGAAGTACGGGGCCTTTGCCTGAAGTCACGGGAGATTTTCCTTCAGCAGCCGATCCTGCTCGAACTGGAGGCGCCACTTAAGATCTGCGGCGATATTCATGGCCAGTACACCGATCTGTTACGGTTGTTCGAATACGGCGGTTTCCCGCCGGAAGCGAACTATTTGTTCCTCGGGGATTACGTCGACCGAGGTAAACAATCGTTGGAAACGATATGCCTGCTGCTCGCGTACAAGATCAAATACCCGGAGAATTTTTTCTTGTTGCGTGGCAATCACGAGTGTGCCAGCATAAACAGGATATACGGGTTCTACGACGAATGCAAGAAGCGGTACAACGTTAAACTATGGAAGACGTTCACCGATTGTTTTAACTGTTTACCGATCGCCGCCATCATCGACGAGAAAATATTTTGCTGTCATGGGGGACTTAGCCCGGATCTTCAG agCATGGAACAAATCAGAAGAATTATGCGGCCAACCGATGTACCTGATACTGGTCTTCTTTGTGACTTATTGTGGTCAGATCCTGATAAGGAAGTCCAG GGATGGGGTGAAAATGACAGAGGTGTCTCCTTTACATTTGGCCCAGATATAGTGTCCAAGTTCTTAAATCGTCATGACATGGATTTAATATGCAGAGCGCATCAAGTAGTGGAGGATGGTTATGAGTTCTTCGCGAAACGACAATTAGTTACCCTGTTCTCCGCGCCGAATTATTGCGGAGAATACGATAACGCCGGTGGAATGATGAGCGTCGACGAAACCTTAATGTGCAGCTTTCAG ATATTAAAACCTTCAGAGAAGAAGGCGAAATACCAATACATAGGAATGAATACAGGACAGGGCGCAAGACCGGCTACACCGCAGAGGAATCCACTCAAAAAAAAATGA
- the Archease gene encoding protein archease → MDALKEEDFVIPPAKYEYLDHTADVQLHAWGDTLQEAFEQCAVAMFGYMTDLERVQMTQVNYIEAEGHDMESLLFHFLDELLFIFSAEPFLVAKKVKITEFDRENYKITAMALGEEFTIGKHTQNAEVKAITYSAMQILDRPESEQPQVFVIVDI, encoded by the exons ATGGACGCGCTCAAGGAAGAAGATTTTGTGATACCACCGGCGAAATACGAAT atCTGGACCACACTGCGGATGTACA GCTGCACGCGTGGGGCGATACTTTGCAAGAAGCTTTCGAGCAATGCGCGGTGGCCATGTTTGGGTACATGACGGATTTAGAGCGGGTTCAAATGACCCAGGTGAATTACATCGAGGCGGAAGGACACGACATGGAGAGccttcttttccattttcttgaCGAGCTGTTATTTATATTCAGCGCCGAGCCGTTTCTCGTCGCGAag AAAGTCAAGATCACCGAATTCGACCGAGAGAATTACAAGATCACTGCGATGGCTTTAGGGGAGGAGTTCACCATCGGTAAGCACACACAAAACGCCGAGGTAAAAGCCATAACATACTCGGCGATGCAAATACTGGACCGTCCGGAATCAGAACAGCCCCAAGTTTTCGTCATCGTGGACATATAG
- the MRG15 gene encoding mortality factor 4-like yields MPPKCKFQEGEKVLCFHGPLIYEAKCLKSSITKEKQIKYFIHYAGWNKNWDEWVPESRVLKYNEANVQRQREVQRAHSNQQSTQKTKKGSTSSKTQGRRSEGGREKDTDSRASTPVATVDKTVSRFTKGTSSAITPSSSHDSTTDAPRKKRSRMEPCGDTEEYLTKVEVKIKIPEELKFVLIDESEVILKHHKLPALPVKNTVDKILDDYVEYKSSGKNDSVRESTLEITKGIREYFNISLGLQLLYKWERPQFIQIMNDNPETLPSQLYGAFHLLRLFVRLGGMLSYTTLDERSIQLLLSHFHDFLQYLQKNNGELFNLQQDYADSPPDYHRKYA; encoded by the exons ATGCCACcgaaatgtaaatttcaagAAG GCGAGAAAGTTCTGTGCTTCCATGGACCATTGATTTATGAAGCAAAATGTCTAAAGTCCTCCATTACTAAAGAAAAAcagattaaatatttcattcactaTGCTGGATGGAATAAGAA TTGGGATGAGTGGGTTCCGGAAAGTAGAGTTCTAAAGTACAATGAGGCAAATGTACAAAGGCAAAGAGAGGTTCAGAGAGCTCATTCGAATCAGCAATCTACACAGAAAACCAAGAAAGGCAGTACATCCTCTAAAACTCAAGGCCGTAGAAGCGAAGGAGGCCGTGAGAAAGATACTGATAGTAGAGCTAGTACTCCTGTTGCTACTGTTGACAAAACTGTTAGCAGATTTACTAAGGGTACCAGTAGTGCCATCACACCATCATCCTCGCATGATTCTACTACAGATGCTCCACGCAAAAAACGCAG CCGGATGGAGCCTTGTGGTGACACTGAAGAGTATCTTACCAAGGTAGAAGTTAAAATTAAGATTCcagaagaattaaaatttgtacttaTAGATGAATCGGAAGTTATATTAAAACACCACAAATTACCTGCATTACCTGTGAAAAATACAGTTGATAAGATTTTAGATGACTATGTGGAATATAAATCATCAGGAAAGAATGATTCTGTTAG ggAAAGTACATTAGAAATAACTAAAGGTATtcgtgaatatttcaatatatctttAGGACTGCAGTTATTATACAAATGGGAACGTCCAcagtttattcaaataatgaatgACAATCCTGAAACACTACCTAGCCAGTTATATGGCGCTTTTCATCTACTAAGGCTATTTG TGAGACTAGGTGGAATGTTATCATATACCACATTGGATGAAAGAAGTATACAGCTGTTGTTATCTCATTTTCacgattttttacaatatttacagaaaaataatggtGAGCTTTTCAATCTTCAGCAAGATTATGCAGATTCACCACCAGATTATCACAGAAAGTATGCTTAA